The following coding sequences lie in one Arachis ipaensis cultivar K30076 chromosome B03, Araip1.1, whole genome shotgun sequence genomic window:
- the LOC107629877 gene encoding expansin-B3, protein MPDYRSFASSNLSFLFLFSIVLKLMVPCAAEIQPQRHATDLHWYPGTATWYGDPEGDGSTGGACGYGTMVDVKPLRARVGAVGPLLFMNGEGCGACYKVKCVDSSICSRRAVTVIITDECPGCPSDQTHFDLSGAAFGRLAIAGENGQIRDRGQIPVIYRRTPCKYPGRKIAFHVNEGSTPFWLSLLVEFEDAEGDLASMHIREGGSSEWLQMNHLWGANWCIIGGPLRGPFSVKLSTSSGRTLSARDVIPTNWVPKATYTSRLNFYA, encoded by the exons ATGCCGGACTACCGTAGCTTCGCCTCGTCGAATCTGAGCTTCTTATTTTTGTTTAGCATTGTGTTGAAGCTCATGGTGCCGTGTGCGGCGGAGATACAACCTCAGCGCCATGCCACCGACCTACATTGGTATCCGGGGACCGCCACGTGGTACGGTGATCCCGAAGGTGATGGCAGCACCG GTGGAGCATGTGGGTATGGGACCATGGTGGATGTGAAGCCATTGAGGGCGAGGGTGGGGGCAGTGGGTCCCCTATTGTTCATGAATGGTGAAGGGTGCGGCGCGTGTTACAAGGTGAAGTGTGTTGACTCATCTATATGCTCAAGGAGAGCTGTGACGGTTATTATCACCGACGAGTGCCCCGGCTGCCCCTCTGACCAAACACATTTCGACCTCAGTGGTGCCGCCTTTGGCCGCCTCGCTATCGCTGGCGAGAACGGCCAGATCAGGGACCGTGGTCAAATCCCCGTCATTTACCGAAG AACACCATGTAAATACCCTGGAAGAAAAATTGCCTTCCATGTCAATGAAGGTTCCACTCCTTTTTGGTTATCACTTCTTGTTGAGTTTGAAGATGCAGAGGGAGATTTAGCCTCCATGCATATAAGAGAG GGAGGGTCAAGTGAGTGGCTGCAGATGAATCATCTATGGGGTGCAAATTGGTGCATTATTGGGGGTCCTTTAAGAGGACCTTTCTCAGTGAAACTAAGCACTTCCTCCGGAAGAACCCTCTCTGCAAGAGATGTTATTCCTACCAATTGGGTTCCAAAGGCCACTTACACTTCTCGCCTAAATTTCTACGCCTAA
- the LOC110269407 gene encoding uncharacterized protein LOC110269407, translating to MPGSTVQIETRPLYNWNEEAHDVKILHRVFWSFNPCIRAFRHCNSLVQVDGTHLYRKYKDTLLVAVAQDENQNIVPIAFALVEGETADAWHFFLRNLRMHIVRKDGVGIISDRHESIRAAVNRSGGDWQPPRAWWIFCIKHIDSNFLRAFKVPHLQKLVVNIGYSRTVEEYNINYKRLEERGEAYARWCNAIGLRHWVLAFDEGHRWGHMTMNLVECINSVLKGARNLPVVALIRATYYRLNELFTRKSATHLKMSM from the coding sequence ATGCCTGGTTCAACTGTCCAAATAGAAACACGACCACTGTACAACTGGAATGAGGAGGCGCACGATGTAAAAATACTTCATCGCGTATTTTGGAGTTTCAATCCATGCATTAGGGCGTTCAGGCATTGCAATTCCCTAGTTCAGGTTGACGGCACACACCTATACAGAAAATACAAAGATACACTTCTGGTTGCTGTTGCACAAGATGAGAATCAGAACATTGTGCCTATCGCTTTTGCCTTGGTGGAAGGGGAGACAGCTGATGCGTGGCACTTCTTTCTCAGGAATCTGCGGATGCATATTGTTAGAAAGGATGGTGTGGGTATAATCTCAGACCGACATGAGTCAATCCGGGCAGCAGTAAATCGTTCCGGAGGTGACTGGCAACCTCCAAGAGCATGGTGGATATTTTGTATAAAGCACATCGACAGCAACTTCCTAAGGGCATTCAAAGTCCCTCACTTGCAAAAACTTGTTGTCAATATAGGGTATTCAAGAACGGTGGAGGAGTACAACATCAACTATAAGAGGTTGGAAGAGCGAGGCGAGGCATATGCCAGGTGGTGCAATGCCATTGGGCTCAGACATTGGGTATTGGCATTCGACGAGGGACATCGATGGGGCCATATGACGATGAACCTTGTCGAGTGCATTAACTCAGTGTTGAAGGGTGCCCGTAATCTACCTGTGGTGGCGCTGATCCGAGCAACATATTATCGGTTAAATGAACTTTTTACGCGGAAAAGTGCCACACACCTCAAGATGTCCATGTAA